One Zeugodacus cucurbitae isolate PBARC_wt_2022May chromosome 3, idZeuCucr1.2, whole genome shotgun sequence genomic region harbors:
- the LOC105218870 gene encoding lysine-specific demethylase lid produces the protein MATKVSSADGTSVSGASTSTAGLSGNTTPARRLRTRTSTGGNVSGGDSGKKSTTNSNGSERNINSDFNKNNGGNNNTAPTSAIGANSGDDKQGSNSCGGSNSTTGSSKKYHNSCPHPTNDRGRGKPLTHLQPHSSSTFNLNKTEEFHFDTPVECPVFRPTQEEFKNPLAYISKIRPIAEKCGIAKILPPESWSPPFAVDVDKLKFTPRVQRLNELEAKTRVKLNFLDQIAKFWELQGSSLKIPMVERKALDLYTLHRIVQEEGGMEQTTKERKWAKVANRMSYPSSKSVGATLKAHYERILHPFEVYTSGKVLGAGAGASTSVDAVKLEDGTDYKTHEIPTRQQIAPPNENNARRSKRFANSSANCGLNNPPSHNIVKVETKEDFKRDLLNCFNAAGSSSSSSGARGQAGGASSANSIALKKAPDPQIVDPLMKYICHICNRGDVEESMLLCDGCDDSYHTFCLLPPLSSIPKGEWLCPRCVVEEVSKPTEAFGFEQAEREYTLQQFGQMADQFKTDYFRKPVHLVPTHLVEREFWRIVSSIDEDVTVEYGADLHTMDHGSGFPTKSSLYLLPGDQEYAESSWNLNNLPLLEDSILGHINADISGMNAPWMYVGMCFAAFCWHNEDHWSYSINYLHWGEPKTWYGVPGFWAEQFEETMKQAAPELFASQPDLLHQLVTIMNPNILMNNGVPVYRTDQNAGEFVITFPRAYHAGFNQGYNFAEAVNFAPADWLKMGRECVNHYSMLRRFCVFSHDELVCKMALEPAKLTFGIATACYIDMAEMVDSEKKLRKSLLEWGVTRAERKAFELVPDDERHCQECNTTCFLSAVSCECTKSIVCLRHYTILCDCPPEKHTLLYRYTLDEMPLMLQKLKAKAQSFERWLSRCRDIMDANTPTSAPLAELQELWKEAEIKKFPSSLLIDRLNSGIVEAEKCVTVIQQLGINKVRTRSDNNQEAAQYKLTMEELELFVQEINNLCCIIEEGTSVRELLSLGKQFLERANSLLNRSIDTLEEPEIEQLISEGNSLRIELPQMNQLCMRLKQIKWYKRSQGMRNGSTKLAYSDIKNLLTNAAAEVDPTDPIIDKEMRKLQEIGAAIEAWEKQASRYFRCTTQQHELADIEQFLKTAAEIEGQVPSYITLKDALRKAKEWLHSVEQLQTNDHFPYCHTLEAIVQRGKIIPIQLEELKRMQGHLNSAHEWKDNTARVFLKKQTFYTLLEVLMPRSECVIIDSDIKQPFEDGFVKEMNPAQIVDSFKKAEEKELRDMREHRRQNMSKNPLKDLYCLCKSPFQGVMFNCQLCRDWFHEDCVPPPLGVSNITSGNSFLSRPKWLCPSCVRSKRPRLEIILPLLVSLQRLPIRLPEDEALRCLAERAMNWQDRARKILTSPDVTAALEAIIAQQRKQKRKGLGVVGTLGRNNSRKQQRRRSNRNSKDVALNSDIPDSTDDDDEEDRLHIVEDSLSNDEEELSNVEAAPPPELQKLLSDSEKENLNDLMMEGDLLEVSLDESLELWRILSAIQPICAAEAAALQKQHQIQKQSVQTTSNVNSAAEDSNDSLLVQSSPNSNSGSLSGRNPTGANKKRRSLEPLNSSCPLPRKKTATPNKPYSSSAKKSTRKSTNEANIKAPQADDPSDSRQSNGGSGITNSNTLSGQKKRKRVGANSNNSANVAGQKKHSQRSQTEQQEDDEEECRAENCHKPTGREVDWVQCDGGCNEWFHMYCVGLNRSQIKADDDYFCIRCSRTMAMSSVATSGANSGNLSVIETSSTTTTVSIISTSGGNNSNALSTGTSTTQQQTSTTSAVATSKGRAQATR, from the exons ATGGCAACCAAAGTATCATCAGCGGACGGAACTTCTGTTTCGGGCGCATCCACATCAACAGCTGGTTTAAGCGGTAACACCACACCAGCCAGACGCTTACGTACTCGAACTTCGACGGGAGGGAATGTGAGTGGGGGAGATTCGGGCAAAAAGTCCACAACCAATTCCAACGGGAGCGAACGAAATATCAAttcagattttaataaaaataatggtgGAAATAATAATACTGCGCCAACTTCAGCCATAGGAGCTAATTCAGGTGATGACAAGCAAGGCTCGAATAGCTGCGGTGGATCGAATTCAACCACTGGATCAAgcaaaaaatatcataatagTTGCCCTCACCCAACAAATGATCGTGGTCGGGGTAAACCATTAACACATTTACAACCACACAGCTCGAGTACATTTAACTTGAATAAGACAGAAGAATTTCACTTTGACACACCGGTTGAGTGTCCCGTTTTTCGTCCTACACAGGAAGAATTTAAGAACCCACTAGCTTATATTAGCAAGATTAGGCCCATTGCTGAAAAATGTGGTATAGCTAAAATACTACCACCAGAATCATGGTCACCACCATTTGCTGTGGATGTAGACAAGTTAAAATTTACACCAAGGGTACAACGGCTCAACGAATTGGAAGCAAAAACTCGCGTTAAACTCAATTTCTTAGACCAAATTGCTAAATTTTGGGAACTACAAGGTTCTTCTTTGAAAATACCAATGGTTGAACGTAAAGCATTAGATTTATATACCTTACATCGCATTGTCCAAGAAGAAGGAGGTatggaacaaacaacaaaagaacgtAAATGGGCGAAAGTTGCAAATCGCATGTCATACCCATCGAGCAAAAGCGTTGGGGCAACCTTAAAAGCCCATTACGAGCGAATACTTCATCCATTTGAGGTTTATACATCTGGTAAAGTACTAGGAGCTGGTGCGGGTGCCAGCACTAGCGTGGATGCAGTAAAGCTTGAAGATGGCACAGATTACAAGACACACGAAATACCAACTCGCCAACAAATTGCTCCTCCAAATGAAAATAACGCTCGACGGTCTAAGCGCTTTGCCAATTCCAGTGCCAATTGTGGATTGAACAACCCCCCATCGCACAATATTGTTAAGGTTGAAACAAAGGAGGATTTTAAACGCGATCTTCTGAATTGTTTCAATGCAGCTGGATCTTCGTCCTCCTCAAGTGGAGCTCGCGGACAAGCTGGTGGTGCATCTTCAGCAAATTCGATCGCTTTAAAGAAAGCTCCCGATCCTCAAATAGTTGATcctttaatgaaatatatttgccaCATATGCAATCGTGGTGATGTGGAAGAATCAATGCTACTGTGTGACGGATGCGATGACAGCTATCATACATTTTGCTTGTTGCCACCATTGTCCAGTATTCCTAAAG GTGAATGGCTTTGCCCACGCTGTGTTGTGGAAGAAGTTAGCAAGCCGACTGAAGCATTTGGCTTCGAACAGGCAGAACGAGAATATACATTGCAGCAGTTTGGACAAATGGCCGACCAGTTTAAAACAGATTATTTTCGTAAGCCAGTTCATTTGGTCCCAACACATTTAGTGGAGCGCGAATTTTGGCGCATTGTTTCATCGATCGATGAAGATGTGACAGTGGAATATGGAGCTGATTTGCATACAATGGATCATGGTTCGGGGTTTCCAACAAAAAGCTCACTGTATTTGCTTCCAGGGGATCAAGAGTATGCAGAATCGAGTTGGAATTTAAATAACTTACCGTTACTGGAAGATTCAATTTTGGGTCATATCAATGCTGATATAAGTGGAATGAATGCACCCTggatgtatgtaggtatgtgtttTGCCGCTTTTTGTTGGCACAACGAAGACCACTGGAGTTACTCCATTAACTATTTGCATTGGGGCGAACCAAAAACTTGGTACGGTGTTCCGGGCTTTTGGGCAGAACAATTTGAAGAAACAATGAAACAAGCAGCTCCGGAACTTTTTGCATCGCAACCAGATTTATTGCATCAGTTGGTGACCATAATGAATCCTaacattttaatgaataatGGGGTTCCCGTTTATCGAACTGATCAAAATGCTGGAGAATTTGTCATAACTTTTCCACGTGCATATCATGCTGGATTTAATCAGGGCTACAATTTCGCTGAAGCTGTGAACTTTGCTCCTGCTGATTGGTTGAAGATGGGAAGAGAGTGCGTTAATCACTATTCAATGTTGCGTCGTTTCTGCGTTTTTTCTCACGATGAACTTGTATGCAAGATGGCACTGGAACCAGCCAAACTCACATTTGGCATTGCAACAGCTTGTTATATCGACATGGCAGAAATGGTAGACTCCGAAAAGAAGCTTCGCAAATCCCTACTGGAATGGGGTGTAACTCGCGCCGAAAGGAAAGCATTCGAACTAGTTCCAGATGATGAGCGACATTGTCAAGAATGCAATACCACTTGTTTTTTGTCAGCTGTATCATGTGAATGCACAAAGTCAATCGTTTGTCTTCGCCATTATACAATCCTGTGTGATTGCCCCCCAGAAAAACACACTCTACTTTACAGATATACACTTGATGAAATGCCATTAATGCTGCAAAAACTTAAAGCCAAAGCGCAAAGTTTTGAACGTTGGCTATCACGTTGTCGTGACATTATGGATGCTAATACGCCCACTTCTGCACCGTTAGCTGAATTACAGGAGTTGTGGAAGGAAGCTGAAATTAAGAAATTCCCGTCATCGTTACTAATAGATCGCTTAAATTCAGGCATAGTTGAAGCCGAAAAATGCGTGACTGTCATTCAACAACTAGGCATAAACAAG gTTCGTACACGATCCGACAATAACCAGGAAGCTGCTCAATACAAACTTACAATGGAGGAATTAGAACTATTTGTTCAAGAAATTAACAATTTGTGTTGTATTATAGAAGAAGGTACGTCGGTAAGAGAGCTTCTTTCCCTTGGTAAGCAATTTTTGGAACGAGCAAATTCATTATTAAATCGTTCAATTGACACTTTGGAAGAACCTGAAATAGAACAATTAATAAGTGAGGGAAACTCCCTGCGAATAGAACTGCCTCAAATGAATCAATTATGCATGCgtctaaaacaaattaaatggtATAAACGGTCACAAGGTATGCGAAACGGCAGTACTAAATTGGCATATAGTGACATAAAGAACTTGCTCACTAACGCAGCAGCTGAAGTGGATCCAACAGATCCAATAATAGACAAGGAAATGAGGAAATTGCAGGAAATTGGGGCCGCAATTGAAGCTTGGGAAAAGCAGGCGTCAAGATATTTCCGATGTACAACACAACAACATGAGTTAGCTGACATTGAGCAATTTCTAAAAACAGCTGCTGAAATAGAAGGTCAGGTGCCGTCGTATATAACATTAAAAGATGCATTGCGAAAAGCTAAAGAATGGTTGCATTCTGTAGAACAGCTACAGACCAACGATCATTTCCCATATTGTCATACACTCGAAGCAATAGTTCAGAGGGGTAAAATCATTCCCATACAACTTGAAGAATTGAAACGCATGCAGGGACATTTGAATAGTGCCCATGAATGGAAAGACAACACTGCTCGCGTCTTTTTGAAGAAACAAACATTCTATACATTACTCGAAGTGCTGATGCCCCGTTCTGAATGTGTCATTATTGACTCTGATATAAAACAGCCATTTGAAGATGGTTTTGTAAAGGAAATGAATCCTGCTCAGATAGTAGATTCCTTTAAGAAGGCTGAAGAAAAAGAATTGCGTGATATGCGCGAACATAGGCGACAAAATATGtcaaaaaatccattaaaagaTCTATATTGTCTGTGTAAATCTCCGTTCCAAGGAGTCATGTTTAATTGCCAGCTCTGCCGTGATTGGTTCCATGAGGATTGTGTACCGCCACCTTTGGGGGTATCAAACATTACTTCGGGAAATAGTTTTCTATCACGCCCGAAGTGGCTTTGTCCATCATGTGTTCGATCAAAGCGCCCCCGACTCGAAATTATTCTGCCACTTCTGGTGTCATTGCAACGTTTGCCTATACGTTTACCAGAAGATGAGGCATTGCGTTGCTTGGCGGAACGCGCTATGAATTGGCAAGATCGCGCTCGTAAAATATTGACTAGTCCAGATGTAACCGCCGCGCTTGAAGCAATTATAGCGCAGCAACGTAAACAAAAACGAAAGGGTCTTGGAGTAGTTGGGACTTTGGGAAGAAATAATTCTCGTAAGCAACAACGACGTAGAAGCAATCGTAATTCCAAAGACGTTGCATTGAATTCAGATATTCCAGATAGtaccgatgatgatgatgaagaggACCGATTGCACATTGTTGAAGACTCGTTAAGTAATGACGAAGAAGAATTATCTAATGTCGAAGCAGCACCGCCTCCTGAGTTGCAAAAGTTATTGTCGGACAGTGAGAAAGAAAATCTAAATGACTTAATGATGGAAGGCGATCTGCTGGAAGTGTCCTTAGATGAGTCACTAGAATTGTGGCGTATTTTATCTGCTATTCAGCCAATTTGTGCTGCTGAAGCCGCCGCACTGCAAAAGCAACATCAAATACAAAAGCAATCTGTTCAAACGACTTCAAACGTTAATTCAGCTGCTGAAGACTCAAACGACAGTCTATTAGTTCAGAGTAGCCCTAACAGTAATAGTGGCAGCCTTAGTGGTCGCAATCCCACCGGTGCTAATAAAAAGCGTCGCTCATTAGAACCCCTTAATAGCAGTTGCCCACTGCCGCGCAAAAAGACTGCCACACCCAACAAACCGTACAGTTCTTCAGCTAAAAAGTCGACACGAAAATCGACAAATGAAGCTAATATTAAAGCACCACAAGCAGATGATCCCTCTGATAGTAGGCAATCAAATGGTGGCAGCGGGATTACAAATTCAAACACACTTTCGGGACAAAAGAAACGAAAGCGTGTCGGAGCCAATTCGAACAACAGCGCCAATGTTGCCGGTCAGAAAAAACACTCGCAACGTAGTCAAACAGAGCAGCAAGAAGATGATGAAGAAGAATGTCGCGCAGAAAACTGTCATAAACCAACTGGCCGTGAAGTTGATTGGGTACAATGTGATGGCGGTTGCAATGAATGGTTCCATATGTATTGCGTTGGTCTGAATCGAAGTCAAATTAAAGCCGATGATGATTACTTCTGCATACGTTGTTCCCGGACGATGGCTATGTCGTCAGTCGCGACAAGTGGCGCCAATAGTGGTAATCTTTCTGTGATTGAGACCAgttcaacaacaactacagtgtCCATAATTAGTACAAGTGGCGGTAACAACAGTAATGCGTTAAGTACAGGGACATCaacgacacaacaacaaacatcgaCAACCAGCGCTGTTGCCACGTCAAAGGGTAGAGCACAAGCTACGCGATAa
- the LOC105218871 gene encoding UPF0585 protein CG18661 isoform X2 has protein sequence MSNYRSLKQSHPSADRNCIPISEQIILQVDLKSGDLQLLEISSGSGQHAAYLAPLCPNIKFYPSEFDRRLFPSIKAYADDCNTNNILEPLYVDISANPKEWTKQYGFKSGTFDYMLNFNMLHISPWSCAIGLFRSAGYLLKPSGKLFTYGPYKVNGILEPESNVNFDQSLKNRNIEWGIRDIEDLKKLAEENNIELVKSVDMPVNNKFLTWMKRRE, from the exons ATGAG TAACTATCGCAGTTTAAAGCAAAGTCATCCTTCAGCAGATAGAAACTGCATACCGATATCtgaacaaattattttacagGTTGATTTAAAAAGCGGTGATTTGCAATTACTGGAGATATCATCAGGGTCTGGTCAGCATGCTGCATATTTGGCACCACTTTGTCCTAATATAAAATTCTACCCATCAGAATTTGATAGAAGGTTGTTTCCTAGCATTAAGGCATATGCGGATGATTGTAACACGAATAATATTTTAGAGCCATTATATGTTGATATATCTGCAAATCCTAAAGAATGGACAAAACAGTACGGGTTTAAAAGTGGCACATTTGATTATATGCTAAATTTTAATATGCTACATATTTCACCTTGGTCGTGTGCTATAGGTCTGTTCCGGTCCGCCGGTTATTTACTTAAACCATcaggaaaattgtttacttacGGCCCGTATAAAGTCAACGGAATACTTGAACCTGAAAGCAATGTTAATTTTGATCAATcccttaaaaatcgaaatatcgAGTGGGGAATTCGAGATATTGAGGACTTGAAAAAATTGGCGGAAGAAAATAACATAGAACTTGTTAAATCTGTAGACATGCcagttaataataaatttctgaCATGGATGAAAAG ACGTGAATAA
- the LOC105218871 gene encoding UPF0585 protein CG18661 isoform X3, whose amino-acid sequence MSLKQSHPSADRNCIPISEQIILQVDLKSGDLQLLEISSGSGQHAAYLAPLCPNIKFYPSEFDRRLFPSIKAYADDCNTNNILEPLYVDISANPKEWTKQYGFKSGTFDYMLNFNMLHISPWSCAIGLFRSAGYLLKPSGKLFTYGPYKVNGILEPESNVNFDQSLKNRNIEWGIRDIEDLKKLAEENNIELVKSVDMPVNNKFLTWMKRRE is encoded by the exons ATGAG TTTAAAGCAAAGTCATCCTTCAGCAGATAGAAACTGCATACCGATATCtgaacaaattattttacagGTTGATTTAAAAAGCGGTGATTTGCAATTACTGGAGATATCATCAGGGTCTGGTCAGCATGCTGCATATTTGGCACCACTTTGTCCTAATATAAAATTCTACCCATCAGAATTTGATAGAAGGTTGTTTCCTAGCATTAAGGCATATGCGGATGATTGTAACACGAATAATATTTTAGAGCCATTATATGTTGATATATCTGCAAATCCTAAAGAATGGACAAAACAGTACGGGTTTAAAAGTGGCACATTTGATTATATGCTAAATTTTAATATGCTACATATTTCACCTTGGTCGTGTGCTATAGGTCTGTTCCGGTCCGCCGGTTATTTACTTAAACCATcaggaaaattgtttacttacGGCCCGTATAAAGTCAACGGAATACTTGAACCTGAAAGCAATGTTAATTTTGATCAATcccttaaaaatcgaaatatcgAGTGGGGAATTCGAGATATTGAGGACTTGAAAAAATTGGCGGAAGAAAATAACATAGAACTTGTTAAATCTGTAGACATGCcagttaataataaatttctgaCATGGATGAAAAG ACGTGAATAA
- the LOC105218871 gene encoding UPF0585 protein CG18661 isoform X1, translating into MRFYFISTLLRCEFLPGCGFIHRKSNYRSLKQSHPSADRNCIPISEQIILQVDLKSGDLQLLEISSGSGQHAAYLAPLCPNIKFYPSEFDRRLFPSIKAYADDCNTNNILEPLYVDISANPKEWTKQYGFKSGTFDYMLNFNMLHISPWSCAIGLFRSAGYLLKPSGKLFTYGPYKVNGILEPESNVNFDQSLKNRNIEWGIRDIEDLKKLAEENNIELVKSVDMPVNNKFLTWMKRRE; encoded by the exons ATGAG attttattttatttcaactctATTACGGTGCGAATTTTTACCTGGATGTGGCTTCATTCATCGAAAAAGTAACTATCGCAGTTTAAAGCAAAGTCATCCTTCAGCAGATAGAAACTGCATACCGATATCtgaacaaattattttacagGTTGATTTAAAAAGCGGTGATTTGCAATTACTGGAGATATCATCAGGGTCTGGTCAGCATGCTGCATATTTGGCACCACTTTGTCCTAATATAAAATTCTACCCATCAGAATTTGATAGAAGGTTGTTTCCTAGCATTAAGGCATATGCGGATGATTGTAACACGAATAATATTTTAGAGCCATTATATGTTGATATATCTGCAAATCCTAAAGAATGGACAAAACAGTACGGGTTTAAAAGTGGCACATTTGATTATATGCTAAATTTTAATATGCTACATATTTCACCTTGGTCGTGTGCTATAGGTCTGTTCCGGTCCGCCGGTTATTTACTTAAACCATcaggaaaattgtttacttacGGCCCGTATAAAGTCAACGGAATACTTGAACCTGAAAGCAATGTTAATTTTGATCAATcccttaaaaatcgaaatatcgAGTGGGGAATTCGAGATATTGAGGACTTGAAAAAATTGGCGGAAGAAAATAACATAGAACTTGTTAAATCTGTAGACATGCcagttaataataaatttctgaCATGGATGAAAAG ACGTGAATAA